One window of Catonella massiliensis genomic DNA carries:
- a CDS encoding endosialidase, translated as MAIVEELIRKSNEGIDFGNYKLGSKAKLEGFSFEGDVYKIKTFKEITKLERNGLFAYESVPGTAVFNYKRSENGVSFLVEGESDAQITLELGEEKEYEIEIDGVNSGRIKTNLGGKLTINVETKEDTAKKVVVKEA; from the coding sequence GAAGGCATTGATTTTGGTAACTATAAGCTTGGCAGTAAGGCAAAGCTTGAAGGATTCTCATTTGAAGGAGATGTATATAAGATTAAGACTTTCAAGGAGATAACCAAACTTGAAAGAAACGGGCTTTTTGCCTACGAATCAGTTCCGGGTACTGCGGTTTTTAACTACAAGCGTAGTGAAAACGGCGTAAGCTTCCTTGTTGAGGGCGAGTCTGATGCACAGATTACCCTTGAGCTTGGGGAAGAAAAGGAATATGAGATTGAGATTGACGGTGTAAACTCAGGCAGGATTAAAACTAACCTTGGCGGTAAGCTTACTATAAATGTAGAAACAAAAGAAGATACTGCTAAGAAGGTAGTTGTAAAAGAGGCATAA
- a CDS encoding DNA topoisomerase — protein MGKTLIITEKPSVAGEYADILGVPKRGQGAYSSNEYIITWCVGHLIEMCYPGDYDEKYNKWKLDDLPFLPKTYKYAVIPSVKKQYDVVHNLMNSTEVDTILYAGDSGREGEVIIRLIRNFGGVREGIEERRVWIDSFTEDEIKRGMREAKPISAYDNLAGAGIMRGIEDYAMGINFSRALSVKYGSLLNNKAGTKKYSAIAIGRVMTCVLGMVVRREREIRNFVQTNFYKISGSFGAEGASFLGEWKSGKASKYFESPLLYNEKGFKKEEDAKKLIAELDYSTAVVLKKDKTSEKKKAPLLFNLAELQAECTKRFHISPDATLKAVQELYEGKLTTYPRTDARVITKAVAGEITKNLSGLYAYKPVSEFVLKIRDEGLYKGLEKTQYVDDKKVTDHYAIIPTGNLKEIAKQSELNQKIYDIIVRRFLAIFYPPAIYDKVSLVTGIKHKEGDFTEEFYSYVKVLKEKGYLEVVGFPSKEKDKKDESSDTGDAADEVSDNEALLNLLSSLTKGSPLSVNKLETKEGKTTPPKRYTSGSMILAMENAGQLIEDEELRATIKGAGIGTSATRAGIIEKLVKIGYLALNKKTQILTPMLFGEMVYEVADMAIPAMLNPEMTASWEKGLSGVEAGEISTDKYEETLNTYVRKYIDNIKVKDLSRELGNRLETIKKLQK, from the coding sequence ATGGGTAAAACGCTGATTATAACTGAGAAACCATCGGTAGCAGGAGAGTATGCGGACATACTTGGAGTCCCAAAGAGGGGACAGGGGGCATATAGCAGTAATGAATACATAATTACCTGGTGTGTAGGGCATCTTATAGAAATGTGCTATCCCGGGGATTATGATGAGAAATACAACAAATGGAAGCTTGATGACCTGCCGTTTCTGCCAAAGACCTATAAGTATGCCGTCATTCCAAGTGTAAAGAAGCAGTATGATGTGGTGCATAACCTTATGAATTCTACAGAAGTAGACACCATCCTCTATGCAGGCGACAGCGGGCGTGAGGGAGAGGTCATCATCAGGCTTATCAGAAACTTCGGTGGAGTAAGAGAAGGAATAGAAGAAAGAAGAGTATGGATAGACTCCTTTACCGAAGATGAGATAAAGCGTGGCATGAGGGAAGCAAAGCCTATATCTGCCTATGACAACCTCGCCGGAGCTGGCATTATGAGAGGGATAGAAGACTATGCCATGGGCATCAATTTCTCAAGAGCCTTATCAGTCAAGTATGGCTCCCTCTTAAACAATAAGGCAGGTACTAAGAAGTACTCTGCCATAGCCATAGGCAGGGTTATGACCTGTGTGCTTGGTATGGTGGTGCGCAGGGAAAGAGAGATAAGGAACTTCGTTCAGACGAATTTTTATAAGATATCAGGAAGCTTTGGTGCTGAGGGTGCAAGTTTTTTAGGGGAGTGGAAGTCAGGCAAGGCAAGTAAATACTTTGAAAGCCCTCTGCTTTACAATGAAAAGGGATTTAAGAAGGAAGAAGATGCTAAAAAGCTGATAGCTGAACTAGACTATTCTACAGCTGTAGTTTTGAAGAAGGATAAGACCAGTGAAAAGAAGAAAGCACCTTTGTTATTTAATCTGGCTGAACTTCAGGCAGAATGTACCAAGAGATTTCATATAAGCCCCGATGCCACTCTTAAAGCAGTTCAGGAGCTTTATGAAGGGAAGCTTACCACATATCCAAGAACTGATGCGAGGGTGATAACAAAGGCGGTAGCAGGGGAGATAACCAAGAATCTAAGCGGTCTCTATGCATACAAGCCTGTAAGTGAATTTGTGCTTAAAATAAGGGATGAAGGGCTATACAAGGGACTTGAGAAGACGCAGTATGTGGATGATAAGAAGGTTACAGACCACTATGCCATCATTCCTACAGGGAATCTAAAAGAAATTGCTAAGCAGAGTGAATTAAACCAGAAAATTTACGATATAATAGTTAGGAGGTTTTTAGCAATTTTCTATCCTCCTGCAATTTATGATAAAGTCAGTCTTGTGACCGGAATTAAGCATAAAGAAGGAGATTTTACCGAGGAATTTTATTCTTATGTGAAGGTGCTTAAAGAAAAAGGCTATCTCGAAGTAGTGGGTTTTCCGTCTAAAGAAAAGGATAAGAAGGACGAGAGCTCTGATACAGGGGATGCAGCCGATGAGGTTTCAGATAACGAGGCTTTATTAAATCTTCTATCATCACTTACAAAGGGAAGTCCTCTTTCCGTTAATAAGCTTGAAACTAAAGAAGGAAAGACAACTCCGCCAAAGCGCTATACCTCAGGCTCTATGATACTTGCCATGGAAAACGCCGGCCAGCTCATAGAAGATGAAGAGCTTAGGGCAACCATCAAGGGAGCGGGTATAGGTACTTCTGCTACAAGGGCAGGGATCATAGAAAAGCTTGTAAAAATAGGCTATCTTGCTCTGAATAAAAAGACGCAGATACTTACACCTATGCTTTTTGGGGAAATGGTGTATGAGGTTGCAGATATGGCCATACCTGCTATGCTAAATCCTGAAATGACAGCAAGCTGGGAAAAGGGGTTGTCGGGAGTAGAGGCCGGGGAGATAA
- the radA gene encoding DNA repair protein RadA, producing the protein MAKSKTVFFCGECGYESAKWLGQCPVCKAWNAFSEAPAIKKGGSSLKPGVAASLPIKIKDVSLESDERVTTGISELDRVLGGGIVKGSLVLVGGDPGIGKSTLLLQMCAKLSDKNVSVLYVSGEESERQIAIRSERLGRQSSDMLLYCETDIEKIEAAIENGKPEVVIVDSIQTMYSSKADSAAGSISQVREVTSTLLRISKGLGVSVFIVGHVTKEGTVAGPRTLEHMVDTVLYFEGEDVASYRILRAVKNRFGSTNEVGVFDMGQTGLREVANPSEYMLKGMPENAPGSVVACTMEGSRPILVEVQALVCQTNFNFPKRTTAGADYNRVNILIAVLEKRLGLNLGNCDAYVNVAGGLKINEPALDLAIVAALISSYRNRESKGKIIAFGEVGLTGEVRGVNLARLRLEEIAKFGENLVIIPKVNYTKDLPFKVLPVSNVRELMDII; encoded by the coding sequence ATGGCAAAGAGTAAAACAGTATTTTTTTGCGGGGAATGTGGCTATGAGTCGGCTAAGTGGCTCGGCCAGTGCCCTGTCTGCAAGGCTTGGAACGCTTTTTCGGAAGCTCCGGCCATAAAGAAAGGAGGCAGCAGCCTGAAACCGGGCGTGGCTGCCTCTTTGCCGATTAAGATAAAGGATGTATCACTTGAAAGCGATGAGCGTGTAACTACGGGAATATCAGAGCTTGACAGGGTACTGGGAGGCGGTATAGTAAAGGGCTCCCTCGTCCTTGTAGGAGGAGATCCCGGCATAGGTAAGTCAACCCTGCTTTTGCAGATGTGCGCCAAGCTTTCTGACAAAAACGTATCCGTACTCTACGTATCGGGAGAGGAGTCTGAGAGGCAGATTGCCATAAGAAGTGAGAGGCTTGGCAGACAGTCTTCTGACATGCTCCTTTATTGTGAGACAGATATAGAAAAGATAGAAGCGGCTATAGAAAATGGCAAGCCTGAGGTTGTCATAGTGGATTCGATTCAGACTATGTATTCATCTAAGGCTGACTCTGCTGCGGGCAGCATATCTCAGGTAAGGGAGGTAACCTCTACCCTGCTTCGCATATCAAAAGGCCTTGGAGTGTCCGTTTTCATTGTAGGCCATGTGACCAAGGAGGGTACTGTGGCAGGACCTAGGACTCTTGAACACATGGTGGATACCGTACTTTATTTTGAAGGTGAAGATGTAGCCTCATACAGAATACTTCGTGCAGTCAAGAACCGCTTTGGCTCGACCAATGAGGTGGGAGTATTTGACATGGGGCAGACCGGGCTTAGAGAGGTAGCAAACCCATCAGAATATATGCTAAAAGGTATGCCTGAAAATGCACCGGGCTCTGTGGTTGCCTGCACTATGGAGGGCAGCAGGCCAATCCTTGTTGAGGTACAGGCTCTCGTCTGCCAGACCAATTTTAACTTTCCAAAGAGAACCACAGCGGGAGCAGATTATAACAGGGTAAATATCTTGATAGCCGTACTTGAGAAGAGGCTGGGGCTTAATCTTGGTAACTGTGATGCCTATGTAAATGTTGCAGGAGGGCTTAAGATAAATGAGCCTGCTCTTGACCTTGCCATAGTGGCTGCCCTTATATCAAGCTATAGAAACAGAGAAAGTAAGGGAAAGATTATAGCTTTTGGAGAGGTAGGACTTACAGGAGAAGTAAGAGGGGTAAATCTTGCGAGGCTAAGACTTGAAGAAATAGCCAAGTTTGGTGAGAACCTCGTCATCATACCAAAGGTAAACTATACAAAGGACCTGCCTTTTAAGGTATTACCGGTAAGTAATGTAAGGGAGTTAATGGATATAATATAA